In Helianthus annuus cultivar XRQ/B chromosome 3, HanXRQr2.0-SUNRISE, whole genome shotgun sequence, a single window of DNA contains:
- the LOC110928179 gene encoding uncharacterized protein LOC110928179 translates to MATASHMSLLLLLALVALTPSTSASRNVNLNANLHLLLQLHGFPPGLIPDPIESFTISPVGFLPPTFDFTVRFKKPCYVQYVYLNYFAPVFTGRITYGKITGMKGHKDQFPSGEWIDMYDVTAVGQKLVFKFATATVTYDRALFEEVKTCKDGPAIAIADHSNELISNELISNELISQLPISAE, encoded by the exons ATGGCAACTGCTTCTCACATgtctctcctcctcctcctcgccCTTGTCGCACTCACACCTTCCACCTCTGCATCCCGAAACGTAAACTTAAACGCAAACTTACACCTACTTCTCCAACTACATGGATTTCCGCCCGGCCTTATACCTGATCCCATCGAAAGCTTCACTATATCCCCCGTAGGCTTTTTGCCACCCACCTTCGACTTCACCGTGCGCTTTAAGAAACCATGTTACGTACAGTACGTATACCTCAATTACTTCGCCCCGGTGTTTACTGGAAGGATCACCTACGGTAAAATTACCGGGATGAAAGGCCATAAGGATCAATTCCCGTCGGGCGAATGGATAGATATGTACGACGTCACAGCGGTTGGCCAAAAGCTTGTGTTCAAATTTGCGACTGCAACTGTAACGTACGATAGAGCGCTGTTTGAGGAGGTTAAGACTTGCAAAGATGGTCCTGCTATTGCTATTGCTGATCACTCTAACGAACTCATCTCTAACGAACTCATCTCTAACGAACTCATCTCTCAG CTTCCAATCAGTGCAGAATAA